The Georgenia sp. TF02-10 genome window below encodes:
- the dnaG gene encoding DNA primase, giving the protein MAGLIRREDIAAVRERARIDEVVGAYVTLKPAGVGSMKGLCPFHDERTPSFHVRPQLGLWHCFGCDEGGDVISFVQKIDHLPFGEAVEHLAGRVGVQLRYEDGGSTRPREEPGRRQRLLEAHRVAEEFYAAQLDAPAAEPGRRFLAERGFDRAAAAAFGVGYAPQGWDHLLRHLRGRGFHDAELTAAGLVAQGSRGVYDRFRGRLVWPIRDVTGETVGFGARRLLEEDQGPKYLNTPETALYKKSQVLYGLDLAKRAIAKERRVVVVEGYTDVMAAHLAGVGTAVATCGTAFGADHIRIVRRLLGDSADPASGVIFSSGATHGGEVIFTFDADAAGQKAALRAFEEDQRFAAQTFVAVGPDGLDPCDLRLQRGDGAVRDLVNGRQPLFAFAIRSVLRQLDLTTPEGRVAALRAGAPVVAGIRDRALRAEYARELAGWLGMDEPSVRRAVQAAERQRGRSAARGDGAPGPRGGSGGRGGPDGQGGGAPDGAPAGAYAGYRGGGPDGRGDGGPVGGPRTARPGREDPVARLERQVLEVVLQLPQHALGAGFDSLAPDTFTVPAYRGVHDAIRAAGGTTAYGQQVERLAAQGSTGEAARRAAGWWAEQVRENAVGPVAGVLTELAVAPLPEDRPDALAGYARGVLAALLRMGLTRQIADVKGRLQRTEPTDPAYGDVFGELMALEAQRRSLSQD; this is encoded by the coding sequence ATGGCAGGGCTCATCCGGCGCGAGGACATCGCCGCCGTGCGTGAGCGGGCCCGCATCGACGAGGTCGTCGGCGCCTACGTCACCCTCAAGCCCGCCGGGGTGGGCTCGATGAAGGGCCTGTGCCCGTTCCACGACGAGCGCACCCCGTCCTTCCACGTCCGGCCCCAGCTCGGGCTGTGGCACTGCTTCGGCTGCGACGAGGGCGGGGACGTCATCTCCTTCGTCCAGAAGATCGACCACCTGCCCTTCGGCGAGGCGGTGGAGCACCTCGCCGGCAGGGTCGGGGTCCAGCTGCGCTACGAGGACGGCGGCAGCACCCGTCCCCGGGAAGAGCCCGGCCGGCGCCAGCGCCTGCTCGAGGCCCACCGGGTGGCCGAGGAGTTCTACGCCGCGCAGCTCGACGCCCCCGCCGCCGAGCCGGGCCGCCGGTTCCTCGCCGAGCGCGGCTTCGACCGGGCGGCGGCCGCCGCCTTCGGCGTCGGGTACGCCCCGCAGGGCTGGGACCACCTGCTGCGGCACCTGCGCGGCCGTGGCTTCCACGACGCCGAGCTCACCGCCGCCGGGCTCGTCGCCCAGGGCAGCCGCGGGGTCTACGACCGCTTCCGCGGCCGGCTCGTCTGGCCGATCCGGGACGTCACCGGCGAGACCGTGGGCTTCGGCGCCCGCCGGCTGCTGGAGGAGGACCAGGGCCCGAAGTACCTGAACACCCCCGAGACCGCCCTGTACAAGAAGTCCCAGGTGCTCTACGGGCTGGACCTGGCCAAGCGGGCCATCGCCAAGGAGCGCCGGGTCGTCGTCGTGGAGGGCTACACCGACGTCATGGCCGCGCACCTGGCCGGGGTCGGCACGGCCGTGGCCACCTGCGGCACCGCCTTCGGCGCCGACCACATCCGCATCGTCCGCCGCCTGCTCGGGGACTCCGCCGACCCGGCCTCGGGGGTCATCTTCTCCTCCGGCGCCACCCACGGCGGGGAGGTGATCTTCACCTTCGACGCCGACGCCGCCGGGCAGAAGGCCGCGCTGCGCGCGTTCGAGGAGGACCAGCGCTTCGCCGCCCAGACCTTCGTCGCCGTCGGCCCGGACGGGCTGGACCCGTGCGACCTGCGGCTCCAGCGCGGCGACGGCGCGGTCCGCGACCTGGTCAACGGCCGCCAGCCGCTGTTCGCCTTCGCGATCCGGTCGGTGCTGCGCCAGCTGGACCTGACGACGCCGGAGGGCCGGGTGGCCGCGCTGCGGGCCGGGGCGCCGGTGGTCGCCGGGATCCGCGACCGCGCCCTGCGGGCCGAGTACGCCCGTGAGCTCGCCGGCTGGCTGGGCATGGACGAGCCGTCGGTGCGCCGGGCCGTCCAGGCCGCCGAGCGCCAGCGCGGCCGGTCGGCTGCGCGCGGTGACGGCGCTCCCGGCCCGCGGGGTGGCTCTGGTGGCCGGGGCGGGCCTGATGGACAGGGCGGCGGCGCGCCCGACGGCGCCCCGGCGGGGGCGTACGCCGGCTACCGGGGCGGTGGGCCGGACGGGCGGGGTGACGGCGGGCCGGTCGGCGGGCCGCGCACCGCCCGCCCCGGGCGGGAGGACCCGGTCGCACGGCTCGAGCGGCAGGTGCTGGAGGTGGTCCTGCAGCTGCCCCAGCACGCTCTCGGCGCCGGGTTCGACTCCCTGGCGCCGGACACCTTCACGGTGCCGGCCTACCGCGGGGTGCACGACGCCATCCGCGCCGCCGGCGGGACGACGGCGTACGGCCAGCAGGTGGAGCGGCTCGCCGCGCAGGGGAGCACCGGCGAGGCCGCCCGCCGTGCCGCCGGCTGGTGGGCCGAGCAGGTCCGGGAGAACGCCGTCGGCCCGGTGGCCGGGGTGCTCACCGAGCTCGCCGTCGCGCCGCTGCCCGAGGACCGCCCCGACGCGCTGGCCGGCTACGCCCGCGGGGTGCTCGCCGCGCTCCTGCGGATGGGCCTGACCCGCCAGATCGCCGACGTCAAAGGCCGCCTGCAGCGCACCGAGCCCACCGACCCGGCCTACGGCGACGTCTTCGGCGAGCTCATGGCGCTGGAGGCCCAGCGGCGCTCGCTCAGCCAGGACTGA
- a CDS encoding GrpB family protein, with protein sequence MDEERAAYLDLVLVGGREPTTIVQVPYDPRWPLRFHDLAARVHRALGPAALAVEHIGSTAVAGLPAKPIVDMLLLVADVGDEPAYVPALEASGFALRVREERHRMLRTAARDVHLHVYEPGQPDVRDYLDLRDWLRASAADRDLYAATKARLARQAWVDMNEYADAKTDTVRQILGRARAWRCGPG encoded by the coding sequence ATGGACGAGGAACGCGCCGCCTACCTGGACCTGGTGCTCGTGGGTGGCCGTGAGCCCACCACGATCGTGCAGGTCCCCTACGACCCGCGGTGGCCGCTGCGCTTCCACGACCTGGCCGCCCGGGTCCACCGCGCCCTGGGCCCGGCCGCCCTCGCCGTCGAGCACATCGGCTCCACCGCAGTGGCCGGCCTGCCCGCCAAGCCGATCGTGGACATGCTGCTCCTGGTCGCCGACGTGGGCGACGAGCCGGCGTACGTCCCCGCGCTCGAGGCGTCCGGGTTCGCGCTGCGGGTGCGGGAGGAGCGGCACCGCATGCTCCGCACGGCCGCCCGAGACGTCCACCTGCACGTCTACGAGCCCGGTCAGCCCGACGTCCGGGACTACCTGGACCTGCGGGACTGGCTGCGCGCCAGCGCGGCGGACCGCGACCTGTACGCCGCCACCAAGGCCCGGCTCGCCCGGCAGGCGTGGGTGGACATGAACGAGTACGCCGACGCGAAGACCGACACGGTGCGCCAGATCCTCGGCCGGGCCCGGGCGTGGCGCTGCGGTCCTGGCTGA
- the dusB gene encoding tRNA dihydrouridine synthase DusB, with the protein MSVLQVGPVSVGSPVVLAPMAGVTNPPFRKLCREAGVEGLPVGAAPAVPGSHAPAGLYVTEMVTSRALVERTPETMRLIAADPDEPVRSVQLYGVDPATVAAAVRILVEEDRADHVDLNFGCPVPKVTRKGGGAALPWKRDLFAAIVTAAVGAARAASAGRDHEVPVTVKMRMGIDEDHLTYLDAGRLAERAGVAAVALHARTAAQHYSGQARWAAVARLKEAVRSVPVLGNGDVWSAEDALEMMRVTGCDGVVVGRGCQGRPWLFTDLVAASHGAARRVTPGLGEVAAVVRRHAELMVAHFGEEGRALREMRKHMAWYLKGYVAGGQARHDLGLVSSRAELDERLAALDLDQPYPGAAAEGPRGRAGSPRQPHLPDGWLTSQDVDEAVRGVLTEAELAVSGG; encoded by the coding sequence GTGAGCGTTCTGCAGGTCGGACCGGTGAGCGTGGGGAGCCCCGTGGTCCTGGCCCCCATGGCCGGCGTGACGAACCCGCCCTTCCGGAAGCTGTGCCGCGAGGCCGGCGTCGAGGGCCTGCCGGTCGGTGCCGCGCCGGCCGTGCCGGGGTCGCACGCGCCCGCCGGGCTGTACGTCACGGAGATGGTCACCTCCCGTGCGCTCGTCGAGCGCACCCCGGAGACGATGCGGCTGATCGCCGCCGACCCGGACGAGCCGGTCCGCTCCGTCCAGCTCTACGGCGTCGACCCGGCCACCGTCGCGGCCGCCGTGCGCATCCTGGTCGAGGAGGACCGGGCCGACCACGTCGACCTCAACTTCGGCTGCCCGGTGCCCAAGGTCACCCGCAAGGGCGGGGGAGCGGCGCTGCCGTGGAAGCGGGACCTCTTCGCGGCCATCGTCACCGCCGCCGTCGGGGCGGCCCGGGCGGCGTCCGCCGGGCGGGACCACGAGGTCCCCGTCACGGTGAAGATGCGGATGGGCATCGACGAGGACCACCTCACCTACCTCGACGCCGGGCGCCTGGCCGAGCGGGCCGGCGTGGCCGCCGTCGCCCTGCACGCCCGCACCGCGGCCCAGCACTACTCCGGCCAGGCCCGGTGGGCGGCGGTGGCCCGGCTGAAGGAGGCGGTCCGCAGCGTCCCGGTGCTCGGCAACGGGGACGTCTGGTCCGCCGAGGACGCCCTGGAGATGATGCGGGTCACCGGGTGCGACGGCGTGGTCGTCGGCCGCGGCTGCCAGGGCCGGCCCTGGCTGTTCACCGACCTCGTCGCCGCCAGCCACGGCGCCGCCCGGCGGGTCACGCCGGGGCTCGGCGAGGTCGCCGCCGTCGTCCGCCGGCACGCCGAGCTCATGGTGGCGCACTTCGGCGAGGAGGGGCGGGCGCTGCGGGAGATGCGCAAGCACATGGCCTGGTACCTCAAGGGCTACGTCGCCGGCGGCCAGGCCCGGCACGACCTGGGCCTGGTGTCCTCCCGCGCCGAGCTCGACGAGCGCCTGGCCGCCCTGGACCTGGACCAGCCCTACCCCGGCGCCGCGGCCGAGGGCCCGCGCGGCCGGGCGGGCAGCCCGCGGCAGCCGCACCTCCCCGACGGCTGGCTGACCAGCCAGGACGTGGACGAGGCGGTCCGCGGCGTCCTCACCGAGGCCGAGCTGGCGGTCTCGGGCGGCTGA
- a CDS encoding LacI family DNA-binding transcriptional regulator produces the protein MHGRTRLADVAEQAGVSTATVSRVLNGKAGVAGQTRQAVLAALDLLGYERPEKLRSRSAGLVGLVLPELDNPVFPAFAQATETTLATAGYTPLLCTQSPGGITEDQYVEMLLEHGVDGIIFVSGLHADTQADPARYRRLREREVPFVLVNGHNPAVEAPSFSTDDRGAMDIAVRHLASQGHRAIGLAVGPSRFVPSQGKRDGFRTAMASYLEETDPPVVTALFTVEGGTSAAGQLLDAGCTAIICGSDLMALGAVRAARSRGLAVPADRSVVGYDDSRLIAFTDPPLTTVRQPVEAICQAAVATLVAQIRGREVPCTDLLFVPELIVRGSTGAAPGVRHASMY, from the coding sequence ATGCACGGACGCACGAGGCTGGCCGACGTCGCCGAGCAGGCAGGCGTGAGCACCGCCACCGTCTCCCGGGTGCTCAACGGCAAGGCCGGCGTCGCCGGGCAGACCCGCCAGGCCGTGCTGGCCGCCCTGGACCTGCTCGGCTACGAGCGGCCGGAGAAGCTGCGGTCACGGTCCGCCGGGCTCGTCGGGCTGGTCCTGCCCGAGCTGGACAACCCGGTCTTCCCCGCGTTCGCCCAGGCCACCGAGACCACCCTCGCCACCGCCGGGTACACCCCGCTGCTCTGCACCCAGTCCCCCGGCGGCATCACCGAGGACCAGTACGTCGAGATGCTGCTCGAGCACGGCGTCGACGGCATCATCTTCGTCTCCGGCCTGCACGCCGACACCCAGGCCGACCCGGCCCGCTACCGCCGGCTGCGCGAGCGGGAGGTCCCGTTCGTCCTGGTGAACGGGCACAACCCGGCGGTCGAGGCGCCGAGCTTCTCCACCGACGACCGGGGCGCGATGGACATCGCGGTGCGGCACCTGGCGTCCCAGGGGCACCGCGCCATCGGGCTGGCCGTCGGGCCCTCGCGGTTCGTGCCGTCCCAGGGCAAGCGGGATGGGTTCCGCACGGCGATGGCCAGCTACCTGGAGGAGACCGACCCGCCGGTGGTCACCGCCCTGTTCACCGTCGAGGGCGGCACGAGCGCCGCCGGGCAGCTGCTCGACGCCGGCTGCACCGCCATCATCTGCGGCTCGGACCTGATGGCCCTGGGCGCGGTCCGGGCGGCCCGCAGCCGCGGGCTCGCGGTGCCCGCGGACCGGTCCGTCGTCGGCTACGACGACTCCCGGCTGATCGCCTTCACCGACCCGCCGCTGACCACCGTCCGGCAACCCGTGGAGGCCATCTGCCAGGCCGCCGTCGCTACACTTGTCGCCCAGATCAGGGGGCGGGAGGTCCCGTGCACGGACCTGCTGTTCGTACCCGAGCTCATCGTCCGCGGGTCCACCGGCGCCGCGCCCGGCGTCCGGCACGCCTCGATGTACTGA
- a CDS encoding DUF2283 domain-containing protein → MRITYDRDADAAYISLVQKVEPGEATRQVPFIETPNNESQVTLDFDVEGHLLGIEVLVASRALTAELLAEGSPG, encoded by the coding sequence ATGAGGATCACATACGACAGAGACGCGGACGCGGCCTACATCTCGCTCGTGCAGAAGGTCGAGCCGGGAGAGGCGACCCGCCAGGTCCCCTTCATCGAGACGCCGAACAACGAGTCCCAGGTGACTCTTGATTTCGATGTCGAGGGCCATCTTCTGGGCATCGAAGTGCTCGTAGCGTCGCGGGCGCTCACGGCGGAATTGCTGGCTGAAGGTTCACCGGGATGA
- a CDS encoding glycine--tRNA ligase — MAAASRLDNVINLAKRRGFVYPSGEIYGGTRSAWDYGPLGVELKENIKRQWWRAVVTSRDDVVGLDSAIILPREVWVASGHVGVFTDPLTECQVCHKRFRADQMLEEYEEKKGRPAEHGLADIVCPNCGTRGQWTEPRDFNMMLKTYLGPVEDEAGLHYLRPETAQGIFVNFANVMTSARKKPPFGIGQIGKSFRNEITPGNFIFRTREFEQMEMEYFVEPGTDEEWHQYWIDTRTRWYTDLGISRENLRHYEHPAEKLSHYSKRTVDIEYRFGFAGSEWGELEGIANRTDFDLSTHTKHSGQDLSYFDQGKNERWVPYVIEPAAGLTRSLMAFLVDAYTEDEAPNTKGGVDKRTVLRLDPRLAPTKAAVLPLSRNEQLSPVARDLAAELRQYWTVDFDDAGAVGRRYRRQDEVGTPYCVTVDFDSLQDQAVTVRERDTMVQARVGLDQVRGYLAERLPGC, encoded by the coding sequence GTGGCTGCAGCCTCCCGCCTGGACAACGTCATCAACCTCGCCAAGCGGCGCGGCTTCGTCTACCCCTCGGGGGAGATCTACGGCGGCACCCGGTCCGCCTGGGACTACGGGCCGCTGGGCGTGGAGCTGAAGGAGAACATCAAGCGCCAGTGGTGGCGCGCGGTGGTGACCTCCCGGGACGACGTCGTCGGGCTGGACTCCGCGATCATCCTGCCGCGGGAGGTCTGGGTCGCCTCCGGCCACGTCGGGGTGTTCACCGACCCGCTCACCGAGTGTCAGGTCTGCCACAAGCGCTTCCGCGCCGACCAGATGCTCGAGGAGTACGAGGAGAAGAAGGGCCGCCCGGCCGAGCACGGGCTGGCCGACATCGTCTGCCCGAACTGCGGCACCCGGGGGCAGTGGACCGAGCCGCGCGACTTCAACATGATGCTCAAGACCTACCTCGGCCCGGTCGAGGACGAGGCCGGGCTGCACTACCTGCGGCCGGAGACCGCGCAGGGCATCTTCGTCAACTTCGCCAACGTCATGACCTCGGCCCGGAAGAAGCCGCCGTTCGGCATCGGGCAGATCGGCAAGTCCTTCCGCAACGAGATCACCCCGGGCAACTTCATCTTCCGCACCCGGGAGTTCGAGCAGATGGAGATGGAGTACTTCGTCGAGCCCGGCACCGACGAGGAATGGCACCAGTACTGGATCGACACCCGCACCCGGTGGTACACCGACCTGGGCATCTCCCGGGAGAACCTGCGCCACTACGAGCACCCTGCGGAGAAGCTCTCCCACTACTCCAAGCGGACGGTGGACATCGAGTACCGGTTCGGCTTCGCCGGCAGCGAGTGGGGGGAGCTCGAGGGCATCGCCAACCGCACCGACTTCGACCTGTCCACCCACACCAAGCACTCCGGGCAGGACCTGAGCTACTTCGACCAGGGCAAGAACGAGCGCTGGGTGCCCTACGTCATCGAGCCCGCCGCCGGGCTGACCCGGTCCCTGATGGCCTTCCTCGTCGACGCCTACACCGAGGACGAGGCCCCCAACACCAAGGGCGGGGTGGACAAGCGCACGGTGCTCCGGCTCGACCCGCGGCTGGCCCCGACCAAGGCGGCCGTCCTGCCGTTGTCCCGCAACGAGCAGCTCTCCCCGGTGGCCCGGGACCTGGCCGCCGAGCTGCGCCAGTACTGGACCGTCGACTTCGACGACGCCGGCGCCGTCGGCCGGCGCTACCGCCGCCAGGACGAGGTCGGCACGCCGTACTGCGTCACCGTGGACTTCGACTCCTTGCAGGACCAGGCGGTCACGGTCCGCGAGCGGGACACGATGGTCCAGGCCCGGGTCGGGCTGGACCAGGTCCGGGGGTACCTGGCCGAGCGCCTGCCCGGCTGCTGA
- a CDS encoding Fic family protein — translation MAGRFASWDSYFWEPGGTVLRNLYGERDAGVLARREYRETARRWDELVTGRVRVPRTYDAEHLRAIHRHLFGNVYEWAGEYRTVGMAKGWSNFAEPSQIDQYLADAARVIHLTDWANLDRREFAAAAARTFAYVNTAHPFREGNGRASKLFMQHVAELSRWRIDYSPKVSGVSAEIWNQASMLSSPDLGSYDPVPGSLVPVFYAMTQPRERPPAPADGSDAGDGSDAGHAAGPASYPRGAGEATGQNPGS, via the coding sequence ATGGCTGGCCGGTTCGCCAGCTGGGACTCATACTTCTGGGAGCCGGGCGGCACCGTCCTGCGCAATCTCTACGGAGAGCGGGATGCTGGTGTCCTAGCGCGTCGGGAGTACCGCGAGACTGCGCGGCGCTGGGACGAGCTGGTCACCGGACGGGTGCGGGTCCCCAGGACTTATGACGCCGAGCACCTGCGCGCGATCCACCGGCACCTGTTCGGCAACGTGTACGAGTGGGCGGGGGAATACCGGACCGTCGGGATGGCCAAGGGGTGGAGCAACTTTGCCGAACCCTCGCAGATCGACCAGTACCTAGCCGACGCGGCGCGCGTGATCCACCTGACCGACTGGGCAAACCTCGACCGCAGGGAATTCGCCGCCGCGGCGGCAAGGACGTTCGCCTACGTCAATACTGCGCATCCGTTCCGGGAGGGCAACGGCCGCGCCTCGAAGTTGTTCATGCAGCACGTTGCGGAGCTGAGCCGGTGGAGGATCGACTACAGCCCGAAGGTGTCCGGGGTGAGCGCGGAGATCTGGAACCAAGCCTCGATGCTGTCGAGCCCGGACCTGGGCAGCTACGACCCGGTGCCCGGCTCCTTGGTTCCGGTGTTCTACGCGATGACGCAGCCCAGGGAGCGGCCGCCGGCCCCGGCGGACGGGTCGGATGCCGGCGACGGGTCGGATGCCGGCCATGCCGCCGGGCCCGCGTCCTACCCGCGCGGTGCCGGGGAGGCGACAGGCCAGAACCCCGGCAGCTGA
- a CDS encoding alpha-amylase family glycosyl hydrolase: MPHATTELITAAPDADAADRWWRHAVIYQVYPRSFADSDGDGMGDLPGITARLDHLAALGVDALWLSPFYRSPQADGGYDVADYRDVDPRFGTLADVDALLARAHELGLRVIVDLVPNHTSDEHAWFRAALAAGPGSPERDRYIFREGQGETGEEPPNNWQSVFGSGAWTRVRDRADAPGSPWAEDGQWYLHMFDTKQPDLNWDNPEVRAELISVLRFWLDRGVDGFRVDVAHGLVKAPGLPDWSGEVEMVEGAEEPAGVTADGSPGHARPPMFDQDGVHEIYRDWRRVLAEYDGDRILVAEAWVAPIERLARYVRPDEMHQAFNFAFLIAHWSAEELRGCITRSYRANDAVGAPTTWVLSNHDVVRPASRLGLPVTGKGPNGIGAEDVQPDRALGLRRARAASLLMLALPGSAYLYQGEELGLPEHTALPDAVRQDPAFARTGGAEKGRDGCRVPLPWAATEPGYGFSPTGATWLPQPADWAGYAVDAQTGRAGSTLELYRSALARRRELGLGAGTLSWLPEHRTDDVVALVNAPAGGPERPDVLVLANLGEQPVALPAGARLLLASEALQEDGDGWLVPADTTAWAVVDR; this comes from the coding sequence GTGCCCCACGCCACCACCGAGCTGATCACCGCCGCCCCGGACGCCGACGCCGCCGACCGGTGGTGGCGCCACGCCGTCATCTACCAGGTCTACCCCCGCTCCTTCGCCGACTCCGACGGCGACGGCATGGGCGACCTGCCGGGGATCACCGCCCGGCTGGACCACCTGGCCGCGCTTGGCGTGGACGCCCTGTGGCTCTCCCCGTTCTACCGCTCCCCGCAGGCCGACGGCGGGTACGACGTCGCCGACTACCGCGACGTCGACCCCCGCTTCGGCACGCTGGCCGACGTCGACGCGCTCCTCGCCCGGGCCCACGAGCTGGGCCTGCGGGTCATCGTCGACCTCGTCCCGAATCACACCTCGGACGAGCACGCCTGGTTCCGGGCGGCCCTCGCGGCCGGCCCGGGCAGCCCCGAGCGCGACCGCTACATCTTCCGCGAGGGCCAGGGCGAGACCGGCGAGGAGCCGCCGAACAACTGGCAGTCGGTCTTCGGCAGCGGCGCCTGGACCCGGGTGCGGGACCGCGCCGACGCCCCGGGGAGCCCGTGGGCCGAGGACGGGCAGTGGTACCTGCACATGTTCGACACCAAGCAGCCGGACCTGAACTGGGACAACCCCGAGGTGCGGGCCGAGCTGATCTCGGTGCTGCGGTTCTGGCTGGACCGCGGCGTGGACGGCTTCCGGGTCGACGTCGCCCACGGCCTGGTCAAGGCCCCCGGCCTGCCGGACTGGTCCGGCGAGGTGGAGATGGTCGAGGGCGCGGAGGAGCCCGCGGGCGTCACGGCCGACGGCTCGCCCGGCCACGCCCGGCCGCCCATGTTCGACCAGGACGGCGTGCACGAGATCTACCGCGACTGGCGCCGGGTCCTGGCCGAGTACGACGGCGACCGGATCCTGGTGGCCGAGGCGTGGGTGGCCCCCATCGAGCGGCTCGCCCGGTACGTCCGCCCCGACGAGATGCACCAGGCCTTCAACTTCGCCTTCCTGATCGCGCACTGGTCGGCCGAGGAGCTGCGCGGGTGCATCACCCGCTCCTACCGGGCCAACGACGCCGTCGGGGCACCGACGACCTGGGTGCTGTCCAACCACGACGTCGTCCGGCCCGCCTCGCGTCTGGGGCTGCCGGTGACCGGCAAGGGCCCCAACGGCATCGGCGCCGAGGACGTCCAGCCCGACCGCGCGCTCGGGCTGCGCCGCGCCCGCGCGGCGAGCCTGCTCATGCTGGCCCTGCCCGGCTCGGCCTACCTCTACCAGGGCGAGGAGCTCGGGCTGCCCGAGCACACCGCGCTGCCCGACGCCGTCCGGCAGGACCCGGCCTTCGCCCGCACCGGCGGGGCGGAGAAGGGCCGCGACGGCTGCCGCGTCCCGCTGCCCTGGGCGGCCACCGAGCCCGGGTACGGCTTCTCCCCCACCGGGGCGACCTGGCTGCCGCAGCCGGCCGACTGGGCCGGCTACGCGGTCGACGCCCAGACCGGCCGGGCCGGGTCCACGCTGGAGCTGTACCGCTCGGCGCTGGCCCGCCGCCGCGAGCTCGGCCTCGGCGCCGGCACGCTGTCCTGGCTGCCCGAGCACCGCACCGACGACGTGGTGGCCCTGGTCAACGCCCCGGCCGGCGGGCCTGAGCGTCCCGACGTCCTGGTGCTCGCCAACCTCGGGGAGCAGCCCGTCGCGCTGCCGGCCGGGGCCCGGCTGCTGCTGGCGAGCGAGGCCCTGCAGGAGGACGGCGACGGCTGGCTGGTCCCGGCGGACACCACGGCCTGGGCGGTCGTCGACCGGTAG
- a CDS encoding deoxyguanosinetriphosphate triphosphohydrolase: MRPYTARDQERWWPEEGKNPRRTPFERDRARVLHSSALRRLGAKTQVLGPASDDFVRTRLTHSLEVAQVGRELGKALGCDPDVVDTACLAHDLGHPPFGHNGERALDEVAAAVGGFEGNAQTLRLLVRLEPKVFTATGEPVGLNLTRASLDAATKYPWPAGGGPRAADGTSTRKFGVYADDAAAFAWLRRGAPERRRCLEAQVMDLSDDVSYSVHDVEDAVVGGRVDLMALGRAAEQERVVAQVRAWYDPAVSDDELGAALERLLANPIWVRSYDGSRRDLARLKDMTSQLIGRFCGAAEAATREAYGPGPLTRYAADLVVPAATAAEILVLKGVAALYVMAPREHEPLYLAQRTILFDLVDALASTGPAHLEPPFAADYRAAADDGARLRVVIDQVASLTDTSAQQWHARLCGMLSEVY; the protein is encoded by the coding sequence CTGCGGCCCTACACCGCCCGGGACCAGGAGCGGTGGTGGCCCGAGGAGGGCAAGAACCCGCGGCGCACGCCGTTCGAGCGGGACCGGGCCCGGGTGCTGCACTCCTCGGCGCTGCGGCGCCTGGGCGCCAAGACCCAGGTCCTCGGGCCGGCCAGCGACGACTTCGTCCGGACCCGGCTGACCCACTCCCTGGAGGTGGCCCAGGTCGGCCGCGAGCTCGGCAAGGCCCTGGGCTGCGACCCGGACGTGGTGGACACCGCCTGCCTGGCGCACGACCTCGGCCACCCCCCGTTCGGGCACAACGGGGAGCGGGCGCTGGACGAGGTCGCGGCCGCCGTCGGCGGGTTCGAGGGCAACGCCCAGACGCTGCGGCTGCTGGTCCGCCTGGAGCCCAAGGTCTTCACCGCCACCGGCGAGCCGGTCGGCCTCAACCTCACCCGGGCCAGCCTGGACGCCGCCACCAAGTACCCCTGGCCGGCCGGCGGCGGGCCGCGCGCCGCCGACGGCACCAGCACCCGGAAGTTCGGCGTCTACGCCGACGACGCCGCCGCCTTCGCCTGGCTGCGGCGCGGCGCCCCGGAGCGGCGGCGCTGCCTGGAGGCGCAGGTGATGGACCTCTCCGACGACGTCTCCTACTCCGTGCACGACGTGGAGGACGCCGTGGTCGGCGGCCGGGTGGACCTGATGGCGCTGGGCCGGGCGGCGGAGCAGGAGCGCGTGGTCGCCCAGGTGCGGGCCTGGTACGACCCGGCCGTCAGCGACGACGAGCTCGGTGCGGCCCTCGAGCGGCTGCTGGCGAACCCGATCTGGGTGCGCTCCTACGACGGGTCCCGCCGCGACCTGGCCCGGCTCAAGGACATGACCAGCCAGCTCATCGGCCGGTTCTGCGGGGCGGCGGAGGCCGCCACCCGGGAGGCCTACGGCCCCGGGCCGCTCACCCGCTACGCCGCGGACCTGGTGGTCCCGGCGGCGACGGCGGCGGAGATCCTCGTGCTCAAGGGCGTCGCCGCGCTGTACGTCATGGCCCCGCGCGAGCACGAGCCGCTCTACCTGGCCCAGCGCACGATCCTGTTCGACCTGGTCGACGCGCTGGCTTCCACCGGGCCGGCCCACCTCGAGCCGCCGTTCGCGGCGGACTACCGGGCCGCCGCGGACGACGGCGCCCGGCTGCGGGTGGTCATCGACCAGGTCGCCTCGCTCACCGACACCTCCGCCCAGCAGTGGCACGCCCGGCTGTGCGGGATGCTGTCGGAGGTCTACTGA